In Vicugna pacos chromosome 27, VicPac4, whole genome shotgun sequence, one DNA window encodes the following:
- the FES gene encoding tyrosine-protein kinase Fes/Fps isoform X1 produces MGFSSALCSPQGHGAVQQMQEAELRLLEGMRKWMAQRVKSDREYAGLLHHMSLQDSGGQSRGISFHSPISQSWAEITSQTEGLSRVLRQHAEDLNSGPLSKLSLLIRERQQLRKTYSEQWQQLQQELTKTHSQDIEKLKNQYRALARDSAQARRKYQEASKDKDRDKAKDKYVRSLWKLFAHHNRYVLGVRAAQLHHQHHHQLMLPGLLQSLQDLHQEMACILKEILQEYLEISSLVQDEVVAIHREMAAAAARIQPETEYQGFLQQYGSTPDVPPCVTFDESLLEETELLEPGELQLNELTVESVQHTLTSVTDELAVATETVLSRQETVTQLQHELCNEEQNIHPRERVQLLGKKQVLHEALQGLQVALCSQAKLQAQQELLQAKLEQLGPGEPQPVLLLQDDRHSTSSSEQEREGGRTPTLEILKSHISGIFRPKFSLPPPLQLVPEVQKPLHEQLWYHGAIPRAEVAELLTHSGDFLVRESQGKQEYVLSVLWDGQPRHFIIQSADNLYRLEGDGFPSIPLLIDHLLRSQQPLTKKSGIVLNRAVPKDKWALSHEDLVLGEQIGRGNFGEVFSGRLRADNTLVAVKSCRETLPPDLKAKFLQEARILKQYSHPNIVRLIGVCTQKQPIYIVMELVQGGDFLTFLRTEGARLRVKTLLQMVGDAAAGMEYLESKCCIHRDLAARNCLVTEKNVLKISDFGMSREEADGIYAASGGLRQVPVKWTAPEALNYGRYSSESDVWSFGILLWETFSLGASPYPNLSNQQTREFVEKGGRLPCPELCPDAVFRLMEQCWAYEPRQRPSFSTIYQELQSIRKRHR; encoded by the exons ATGGGCTTTTCTTCAGCTCTGTGCAGCCCGCAGGGCCACGGGGCAGTGCAGCAGATGCAGGAGGCTGAGCTTCGGCTCCTGGAGGGCATGAGGAAGTGGATGGCCCAGCGCGTCAAGAGTGACAGGGAATATGCAGGGCTCCTGCACCACATGTCACTACAGGACAGTGGGGGCCAGAGCCGAGGCATCAGCTTCCATAGCCCCATCAGCCAG TCGTGGGCAGAGATCACCAGCCAGACGGAGGGCCTGAGCCGGGTGCTGAGGCAGCACGCGGAAGATCTGAACTCAgggcccctgagcaagctgagccTGCTGATCCGGGAGCGGCAGCAGCTGCGCAAGACCTACAGCGAGCAGTggcagcagctgcagcaggaaCTCACCAAG acCCACAGCCAGGACATTGAGAAGCTGAAGAACCAGTACCGAGCCCTGGCACGGGACAGCGCCCAGGCTAGGCGCAAGTACCAGGAGGCCAGCAAAG ACAAGGACCGTGACAAGGCCAAGGACAAGTATGTTCGCAGCCTATGGAAGCTCTTCGCTCACCATAACCGCTATGTGCTGGGCGTGCGGGCCGCACAGctgcaccaccagcaccaccaccagcTCATGCTGCCTGGCCTGCTCCAGTCCCTGCAGGACCTGCACCAGGAGATGGCCTGCATCCT GAAGGAGATCCTGCAGGAATACCTGGAGATTAGCAGCCTAGTGCAGGACGAGGTGGTGGCCATTCACCGGGAGATGGCTGCAGCGGCTGCCCGCATCCAGCCTGAGACTGAGTACCAAGGCTTCCTGCAACAGTATGG GTCCACACCTGACGTCCCACCCTGTGTCACCTTTGATGAGTCACTGCTTGAGGAGACTGAGCTGCTGGAGCCCGGGGAGCTGCAGCTGAACGAGCTGACTGTGGAGAGCGTGCAGCACAC GCTGACCTCAGTGACAGATGAACTGGCTGTGGCCACTGAGACGGTGCTCAGCCGCCAGGAGACAGTTACTCAGCTGCAGCACGAGCTCTGCAACGAGGAGCAGAATATCCACCCCCGGGAGCG GGTGCAGCTTCTGGGCAAGAAGCAGGTGTTGCATGAGGCGCTGCAGGGGCTGCAGGTAGCACTATGCAGCCAAGCCAAGCTGCAGGCCCAGCAGGAGCTGCTGCAGGCCAAGCTGGAGCAGCTGGGCCCCGGCGAGCCCCAGCCCGTGCTGCTCCTGCAGGATGACCGCCACTCCACCTCATCCTCG GAGCAGGAGCGAGAAGGGGGAAGGACGCCCACCCTGGAGATCCTTAAGAGCCACATCTCAGGAATCTTCCGCCCCAAGTTCTCG CTACCCCCACCGCTGCAGCTCGTTCCAGAAGTGCAGAAGCCCCTGCATGAGCAGCTGTGGTACCACGGGGCCATCCCGCGGGCAGAGGTGGCTGAGCTGCTGACCCACTCCGGGGACTTCCTGGTCCGGGAGAGCCAGGGCAAGCAGGAGTACGTGCTGTCTGTGCTGTGGGACGGCCAGCCCCGACACTTCATCATCCAGTCTGCTGAT AACCTGTACCGACTAGAAGGAGACGGCTTTCCCAGCATCCCCTTGCTCATTGACCATCTGCTGCGCTCCCAACAGCCCCTCACCAAGAAGAGCGGTATTGTCCTGAATAGGGCCGTGCCCAAG gacaAGTGGGCACTAAGCCATGAGGACCTGGTGTTGGGCGAGCAAATTGGGCGG GGGAATTTTGGTGAAGTATTCAGCGGACGCCTGCGAGCGGACAACACCCTGGTGGCGGTGAAATCTTGTCGAGAGACACTCCCACCTGACCTCAAGGCCAAGTTTCTGCAGGAAGCAAG gaTCCTGAAGCAGTACAGCCACCCCAACATCGTGCGTCTCATTGGCGTCTGCACCCAGAAACAGCCCATCTACATTGTCATGGAGCTTGTGCAGG ggggaGACTTCCTGACCTTCCTGCGGACAGAGGGAGCCCGCCTGCGGGTGAAGACTCTGCTGCAGATGGTTGGGGACGCAGCTGCGGGCATGGAGTACCTGGAGAGCAAGTGCTGCATCCACCG AGACCTGGCTGCTCGGAACTGCCTGGTGACAGAGAAGAATGTCCTGAAGATCAGTGACTTTGGGATGTCCCGGGAGGAAGCCGATGGGATCTACGCAGCCTCAGGGGGCCTCAGACAAGTCCCTGTGAAGTGGACGGCACCCGAGGCGCTTAACTACG GCCGCTACTCCTCCGAGAGTGACGTGTGGAGCTTTGGCATCTTACTCTGGGAGACCTTCAGCCTGGGAGCCTCCCCCTATCCCAACCTCAGCAATCAGCAGACTCGGGAGTTTGTGGAGAAAG GGGGCCGCCTGCCCTGCCCGGAGCTGTGCCCCGACGCTGTGTTCAGACTCATGGAGCAGTGCTGGGCCTACGAGCCCAGGCAGCGGCCCAGTTTCAGCACCATCTACCAGGAACTGCAGAGCATCCGAAAGCGGCATCGGTGA
- the FES gene encoding tyrosine-protein kinase Fes/Fps isoform X2, with protein MGFSSALCSPQGHGAVQQMQEAELRLLEGMRKWMAQRVKSDREYAGLLHHMSLQDSGGQSRGISFHSPISQSWAEITSQTEGLSRVLRQHAEDLNSGPLSKLSLLIRERQQLRKTYSEQWQQLQQELTKTHSQDIEKLKNQYRALARDSAQARRKYQEASKDKDRDKAKDKYVRSLWKLFAHHNRYVLGVRAAQLHHQHHHQLMLPGLLQSLQDLHQEMACILKEILQEYLEISSLVQDEVVAIHREMAAAAARIQPETEYQGFLQQYGSTPDVPPCVTFDESLLEETELLEPGELQLNELTVESVQHTLTSVTDELAVATETVLSRQETVTQLQHELCNEEQNIHPRERVQLLGKKQVLHEALQGLQVALCSQAKLQAQQELLQAKLEQLGPGEPQPVLLLQDDRHSTSSSEQEREGGRTPTLEILKSHISGIFRPKFSLPPPLQLVPEVQKPLHEQLWYHGAIPRAEVAELLTHSGDFLVRESQGKQEYVLSVLWDGQPRHFIIQSADNLYRLEGDGFPSIPLLIDHLLRSQQPLTKKSGIVLNRAVPKDKWALSHEDLVLGEQIGRGNFGEVFSGRLRADNTLVAVKSCRETLPPDLKAKFLQEARILKQYSHPNIVRLIGVCTQKQPIYIVMELVQGGDFLTFLRTEGARLRVKTLLQMVGDAAAGMEYLESKCCIHRRHQLQRWSFPH; from the exons ATGGGCTTTTCTTCAGCTCTGTGCAGCCCGCAGGGCCACGGGGCAGTGCAGCAGATGCAGGAGGCTGAGCTTCGGCTCCTGGAGGGCATGAGGAAGTGGATGGCCCAGCGCGTCAAGAGTGACAGGGAATATGCAGGGCTCCTGCACCACATGTCACTACAGGACAGTGGGGGCCAGAGCCGAGGCATCAGCTTCCATAGCCCCATCAGCCAG TCGTGGGCAGAGATCACCAGCCAGACGGAGGGCCTGAGCCGGGTGCTGAGGCAGCACGCGGAAGATCTGAACTCAgggcccctgagcaagctgagccTGCTGATCCGGGAGCGGCAGCAGCTGCGCAAGACCTACAGCGAGCAGTggcagcagctgcagcaggaaCTCACCAAG acCCACAGCCAGGACATTGAGAAGCTGAAGAACCAGTACCGAGCCCTGGCACGGGACAGCGCCCAGGCTAGGCGCAAGTACCAGGAGGCCAGCAAAG ACAAGGACCGTGACAAGGCCAAGGACAAGTATGTTCGCAGCCTATGGAAGCTCTTCGCTCACCATAACCGCTATGTGCTGGGCGTGCGGGCCGCACAGctgcaccaccagcaccaccaccagcTCATGCTGCCTGGCCTGCTCCAGTCCCTGCAGGACCTGCACCAGGAGATGGCCTGCATCCT GAAGGAGATCCTGCAGGAATACCTGGAGATTAGCAGCCTAGTGCAGGACGAGGTGGTGGCCATTCACCGGGAGATGGCTGCAGCGGCTGCCCGCATCCAGCCTGAGACTGAGTACCAAGGCTTCCTGCAACAGTATGG GTCCACACCTGACGTCCCACCCTGTGTCACCTTTGATGAGTCACTGCTTGAGGAGACTGAGCTGCTGGAGCCCGGGGAGCTGCAGCTGAACGAGCTGACTGTGGAGAGCGTGCAGCACAC GCTGACCTCAGTGACAGATGAACTGGCTGTGGCCACTGAGACGGTGCTCAGCCGCCAGGAGACAGTTACTCAGCTGCAGCACGAGCTCTGCAACGAGGAGCAGAATATCCACCCCCGGGAGCG GGTGCAGCTTCTGGGCAAGAAGCAGGTGTTGCATGAGGCGCTGCAGGGGCTGCAGGTAGCACTATGCAGCCAAGCCAAGCTGCAGGCCCAGCAGGAGCTGCTGCAGGCCAAGCTGGAGCAGCTGGGCCCCGGCGAGCCCCAGCCCGTGCTGCTCCTGCAGGATGACCGCCACTCCACCTCATCCTCG GAGCAGGAGCGAGAAGGGGGAAGGACGCCCACCCTGGAGATCCTTAAGAGCCACATCTCAGGAATCTTCCGCCCCAAGTTCTCG CTACCCCCACCGCTGCAGCTCGTTCCAGAAGTGCAGAAGCCCCTGCATGAGCAGCTGTGGTACCACGGGGCCATCCCGCGGGCAGAGGTGGCTGAGCTGCTGACCCACTCCGGGGACTTCCTGGTCCGGGAGAGCCAGGGCAAGCAGGAGTACGTGCTGTCTGTGCTGTGGGACGGCCAGCCCCGACACTTCATCATCCAGTCTGCTGAT AACCTGTACCGACTAGAAGGAGACGGCTTTCCCAGCATCCCCTTGCTCATTGACCATCTGCTGCGCTCCCAACAGCCCCTCACCAAGAAGAGCGGTATTGTCCTGAATAGGGCCGTGCCCAAG gacaAGTGGGCACTAAGCCATGAGGACCTGGTGTTGGGCGAGCAAATTGGGCGG GGGAATTTTGGTGAAGTATTCAGCGGACGCCTGCGAGCGGACAACACCCTGGTGGCGGTGAAATCTTGTCGAGAGACACTCCCACCTGACCTCAAGGCCAAGTTTCTGCAGGAAGCAAG gaTCCTGAAGCAGTACAGCCACCCCAACATCGTGCGTCTCATTGGCGTCTGCACCCAGAAACAGCCCATCTACATTGTCATGGAGCTTGTGCAGG ggggaGACTTCCTGACCTTCCTGCGGACAGAGGGAGCCCGCCTGCGGGTGAAGACTCTGCTGCAGATGGTTGGGGACGCAGCTGCGGGCATGGAGTACCTGGAGAGCAAGTGCTGCATCCACCG caggcaCCAGCTCCAGAGGTGGAGCTTCCCTCACTGA